A genomic window from Salvelinus sp. IW2-2015 linkage group LG13, ASM291031v2, whole genome shotgun sequence includes:
- the LOC111971931 gene encoding LOW QUALITY PROTEIN: nucleobindin-2-like (The sequence of the model RefSeq protein was modified relative to this genomic sequence to represent the inferred CDS: deleted 1 base in 1 codon), which yields MNYSKRLKKITEKGGTVKMLWSKASCHYTVLLLSLWFCVEAVPIAVDKTKVETPEEKLEAPQSVDTGLHYDRYLREVIDFLEKDQHFREKLHNTDMEDIKQGKLAKELDFVGHHVRTKLDELKRQEVNRLRTLIKAKQDAEGGHEMNHKAMLKQFEYMNHMNPHTFEVEDLDKLIQSATNDLENFDQKRHEEFKRYEMMKEHERKEHLKNLDEEHRKDEEQHYEELRKKHADHPKINHPGSQDQLKEVWKESDWFDPNDFDPKTFFKLHDSNGDGYIDEQELEALFTKELEKMYRPNLDEDDMTEMEEERLRMREHVMNEVDTNKDRLVSLEEFLMSTNKKEFLEPDSWETLEQAPAYTDEEMKLFEEQLAQEESNLNQKNSDLQKQKEELERQQEKLNAQKAELQQAVEHMQIIKSEKANAAIEVKDGGATVAVPPGGQALPVLPGAILPLPPGHQQHLPARS from the exons ATGAATTATAgcaaacgtttaaaaaaaataactgaaaAGGGGGGCACTGTCAAA ATGTTGTGGAGTAAAGCCTCTTGCCACTACACTGTGCTCCTCCTGAGCCTGTGGTTCTGTGTGGAAGCAGTGCCCATCGCTGTGGACAAGACTAAAGTGGAAACCCCAGAGGAGAAACTGGAGGCACCACAGAGTGTG GACACCGGGCTTCACTATGACCGCTACCTCAGGGAAGTCATTGATTTCCTGGAGAAGGACCAGCATTTTAGAGAGAAGCTCCACAATACAGACATGGAGGACATTAAG CAAGGCAAGCTGGCCAAAGAGCTGGACTTTGTCGGCCATCACGTGAGGACCAAACTGGACGAGCTGAAGAGGCAGGAGGTGAACAGGCTAAGGACGCTCATCAAAGCCAAACAAGACGCTGAGGGAGGGCATG aAATGAACCACAAGGCGATGCTCAAGCAGTTTGAGTACATGAACCACATGAACCCACACACCTTTGAAGTGGAGGACCTGGATAAGCTTATTCAATCG GCTACCAATGACTTGGAGAACTTTGACCAGAAGCGTCACGAGGAGTTTAAGAGGTACGAGATGATGAAGGAGCACGAGAGGAAGGAGCACCTGAAGAACCTCGACGAGGAGCATCGTAAAGACGAGGAGCAGCACTATGAAGAGCTGAGGAAGAAACACGCAGACCATCCTAAAATCAACCACCCT ggcagtCAGGACCAGCTGAAAGAGGTCTGGAAGGAGTCC GATTGGTTTGACCCAAATGACTTTGACCCCAAGACCTTCTTCAAACTCCACG ATTCCAACGGAGACGGCTACATTGATGAGCAGGAGCTTGAAGCCCTGTTCactaaagag ctGGAGAAGATGTACAGACCCAATCTAGATGAGGATGACAtgacagagatggaggaggagagactgcGCATGAGGGAACACGTCATGAATGAG GTAGACACCAACAAGGACAGACTGGTCTCCCTGGAGGAGTTCCTGATGTCCACAAACAAGAAAGAGTTCTTAGAGCCAGACAGCTGGGAG ACTCTGGAGCAGGCTCCCGCGTACACCGACGAGGAGATGAAGTTGTTTGAGGAGCAGCTGGCCCAGGAGGAGAGCAACCTCAACCAGAAGAACTCAGATCTGCAGAAACAGAAGGAGGAGCTGGAGAGGCAGCAAGAGAAGCTCAACGCCCAGAAAGCTGAGCTGCAGCAG GCTGTGGAACACATGCAGATAATCAAATCGGAAAAAGCAAACGCCGCCATTGAGGTTAAAG ATGGAGGCGCTACAGTAGCAGTACCCCCTGGAGGTCAAGCATTGCCAGTATTACCAGGAGCCATTCTACCTCTACCCCCCGGTCACCAGCAACACTTACCTGCACGCTCTTAG